The Rhododendron vialii isolate Sample 1 chromosome 6a, ASM3025357v1 genome includes a window with the following:
- the LOC131329734 gene encoding uncharacterized protein LOC131329734 has product MAGVVPKVAVIGSGISGAVCASTLARNGLSVTIIDSARGPGGRMSQRRETTVDGRELLFDHGAPYFTASNVDVLGLIHDWESRGLVAEWKENFGSFDFGSKQFGNIEKEGPIKKYVGVPGMNSICRALCNEPGVDRKFGVGVGRLEWLDDENSWSLTGSDGQYLGHFKGVVASDKNIVSPRFTNVTGRPPPLDLSLVPELAMKVKEIPVNPCFALMLAFEEPLSLIPIKGFSFNNSEVLSWAFCNSSKPERSTISEQWVLHSTDKYAKGVIAQLGLQKPSNAALANVADELLQEFQATGLDISHPFFKKAHRWGSAFPAASIVGEEKCLWDGRKRLAICGDFCVSPNVEGAILSGMAAASKFSEIFSGL; this is encoded by the exons ATGGCTGGCGTCGTCCCTAAGGTTGCCGTCATTGGAAGTGGAA TTTCGGGAGCTGTTTGTGCATCTACTCTAGCCAGGAATGGGCTCTCAGTCACTATCATCGACTCCGCTAGAGGTCCTGGCGGCCGAATGTCTCAGAGaag AGAAACCACTGTTGATGGAAGAGAGCTGTTATTCGACCACGGTGCTCCTTACTTCACTGCCAGCAATGTTGACGTGTTGGGCCTTATCCATGATTGGGAATCTAGAGGTCTTGTTGCAGAGTGGAAAGAGAATTTTGGATCCTTCGATTTCGGCTCCAAACAATTTGGGAACATTGAGAAG GAAGGACCAATCAAGAAATATGTGGGTGTCCCAGGAATGAATTCTATTTGCAGGGCATTATGCAATGAACCAG GAGTGGATAGAAAGTTTGGGGTTGGTGTTGGGAGGCTGGAGTGGTTGGATGATGAGAATTCATGGTCGTTGACAGGTTCAGATGGACAATATCTTGGTCATTTTAAGGGTGTGGTTGCATCTGACAAAAATATAGTTTCACCCAGGTTTACTAATGTAACTGGACGACCACCTCCTCTTG ATTTAAGTTTGGTTCCAGAGTTGGCCATGAAGGTGAAAGAAATCCCTGTTAATCCATGCTTTGCTCTTATGCTGGCATTTGAAGAACCTTTATCTTTG ATACCAATAAAAGGCTTCTCCTTCAACAATTCTGAGGTTTTAAGCTGGGCATTTTGCAACAGTAGCAAACCGGAGCGGTCTACCATTAG TGAACAATGGGTGTTGCATTCAACAGACAAGTATGCCAAGGGTGTAATTGCTCAATTGGGACTTCAAAAGCCTTCAAATGCAGCATTGGCTAATGTGGCTGATGAGTTACTTCAAGAGTTCCAGGCCACAGGCCTCGACATTTCTCATCCATTTTTCAAGAAAGCTCATAGGTG GGGTAGTGCTTTTCCAGCCGCAAGCATCGTGGGAGAGGAGAAATGCCTCTGGGATGGGAGGAAGAGACTGGCCATTTGTGGAGACTTTTGTGTTAGTCCTAATGTTGAAGGTGCCATACTTAGTGGCATGGCCGCAGCCTCAAAATTTAGTGAAATCTTTAGCGGCTTATAG
- the LOC131329774 gene encoding photosystem II 10 kDa polypeptide, chloroplastic-like codes for MAMAASVVMTSLTLKPSFSAFTAKKTAAVRGLPSLPRTSRLRVVASAKKKIKTDKPYGINGGMSLDGGLDASGRKGKGKGVYQFVDKYGANVDGYSPIFNTDDWSPSGDVYTGGTTGLAIWAVTLLGILAGGALLVYNTSALAQ; via the exons atGGCTATGGCAGCTTCAGTAGTGATGACCTCACTGACCCTCAAACCTTCTTTTTCTGCATTCACAGCTAAGAAAACAGCAGCTGTGCGAGGCCTTCCCTCTCTCCCTAGAACTTCCCGTTTGAGGGTTGTGGCCAGTgctaaaaaaaagatcaagacTGACAAGCCTTATG GTATTAATGGGGGCATGAGCTTGGATGGGGGACTGGACGCATCTGGAAGGAAGGGCAAG GGGAAGGGAGTTTACCAATTTGTAGACAAATATGGTGCTAATGTTGATGGGTACAG CCCCATCTTTAACACTGATGACTGGTCTCCATCTGGTGATGTCTATACTGGCG GTACCACTGGGCTAGCAATATGGGCTGTGACCCTTCTTGGGATTCTAGCAGGGGGTGCGCTCCTTGTGTACAATACTAGTGCTTTGGCACAGTAG
- the LOC131329717 gene encoding DNA repair protein recA homolog 1, chloroplastic: MDMVSSVKPKLVASKLFPPLFSPYSPLQCRATSVSTRLKSNSALKRIWARSEPDGKVNGVLSGDFDPRFIDRQKALEAAMNDINNAFGKGSVTRLGSAGGALVETFPSGCLTLDFALGGGLPKGRIVEIYGPESSGKTTLALHAIAEVQSAGGYAMLVDAEHAFDPAYSKALGVDVENLIVCQPDNGEMALEIADRMCRSGAIDLICVDSVSALTPRAEIEGEIGMPQMGLQARLMSQALRKMSGNASKAGCTLIFLNQIRHKIGVFYGNPEVTSGGIALKFFASVRLEIRATGKIKKGDEDIGLKVRVRVQKSKVSRPYKQAEMEIVFGEGVSKLGCILDCAEMMDVVLKKGSWYSYGDHRLGQGRDRAMQYLKENPHLANEIEKIIRPMMLGETGQVGSSPPRLLPAQHQDEDFVEEIL, encoded by the exons ATGGATATGGTGTCCTCTGTGAAACCAAAACTCGTTGCGTCCAAATTGTTCCCACCTCTTTTCTCGCCTTACTCCCCACTACAGTGTCGAGCAACCTCTGTTAGTACCCGTTTGAAATCAAATTCGGCGCTTAAACGAATTTGGGCTCGGTCCGAGCCCGACGGCAAAGTCAATGGCGTTCTCTCTGGTGATTTCGACCCCCGTTTCATTGACCGG CAAAAAGCATTGGAAGCAGCAATGAATGACATAAATAACGCATTCGGAAAAGGAAGTGTTACAAGATTGGGCAGTGCTGGTGGAGCTCTGGT AGAAACTTTTCCAAGTGGCTGTTTGACATTAGACTTTGCCCTAGGTGGTGGTCTTCCAAAAGGGAGAATTGTAGAG ATATATGGGCCCGAAAGTAGTGGAAAGACCACCCTAGCACTCCATGCAATCGCAGAAGTGCAG AGCGCTGGAGGCTATGCCATGCTTGTTGATGCAGAGCATGCTTTTGACCCTGCATATTCTAAGGCGTTGGGAGTAGATGTTGAAAATTTGATTGTCTGCCAACCTGATAATGGGGAGATGGCACTGGAGA TCGCAGATCGTATGTGCAGATCTGGTGCTATTGATCTCATCTGTGTTGATTCTGTCTCAGCTCTTACTCCGCGGGCTGAGATTGAA GGGGAAATTGGAATGCCGCAGATGGGTTTGCAAGCACGTCTTATGAGCCAGGCTCTGCGTAAAATGTCTGGAAATGCCTCCAAAGCTGGATGTACTCTTATTTTTCTGAATCAAATAAGGCACAAG ATTGGTGTATTTTATGGAAATCCTGAAGTCACCAGTGGAGGAATTGCTTTGAAGTTCTTTGCATCGGTTCGTCTTGAAATACGCGCTACAGGGAAGATAAA GAAAGGAGATGAAGACATTGGGCTTAAAGTACGTGTGAGAGTTCAAAAGAGTAAG GTGTCAAGGCCGTACAAGCAAGCCGAAATGGAAATTGTGTTTGGCGAGGGAGTTAGCAAACTG GGTTGCATTTTGGATTGTGCTGAAATGATGGATGTAGTATTAAAGAAGGGTTCCTGGTACAGCTATGGAGATCATAG GTTGGGACAGGGAAGGGATAGAGCAATGCAGTACTTGAAAGAGAACCCTCATCTTGCCAATGAAATAGAGAAG ATTATTCGGCCCATGATGTTAGGGGAAACTGGCCAAGTAGGCTCTTCTCCTCCGAGGCTCTTGCCGGCACAGCATCAAGATGAAGATTTTGTTGAAGAGATACTGTAG